A genomic stretch from Streptomyces venezuelae ATCC 10712 includes:
- a CDS encoding helicase C-terminal domain-containing protein has translation MGIGELDREAHVPEVSGAAAAPRTLAEALRARGDEGLAALLRARPDLLNPVPNDLTQLATRAGTRGSVVRALERLDRFALQTAEALAVAPDPAPYPVLLGLLTGDEGDPEIEAALPGAVALLREQALVWGEDDRLRLVRTARELLAPSAQHPSPTGLGPTVAEATSGMSPGRVQEIIAAAGLSATHDAVSAVAALTALFTDRARMGALLDTAPPEALAVLDRLVWGPPYGEVTAKPAAPVQWLRDHGLLLPVSPRTMVLPREVALHLRGGRAHRSPEPRAPEPAVLREYRPQVVDSAAAGQAQLALATVEELLKSWDRGGPPVLRAGGLAVRDLKRTAAALDVSEETAAFWLELCYGAGLLASDGEADERYAPTPAYDDWLDLPPAERWALLVTPWLSATRTPGLVGGQDAKGRALSALGPDLDRAPAPEVRHRVLGLLATLPPGSAVEPESLFARLRWERPLRGAAAAGDGDDLRSRLARWTLAEAELLGLTGRGALSGPARALLNLPLAEAASPGEPGGGVEPAVAAGRAATLLAPLLPEAVDHVLLQADLTAVAPGPLRRPLADALAVLADVESKGGATVYRFTPGSVRRALDSGQTATDLHEFLKAHARTPVPQPLTYLVDDVARRHGHLRVGAASAYVRCDDDTVLGEILADRRSSSLGLRRLAPTVLAAQTDPASLLEGLRSMGYAPAAESATGDVLITRADAYRTPARTAPVPVPDGPPAPDTTLLGAAVRAIRAGDRAATAVRKEPAAAPTAAGALPRTSAAETLATVQAAAMTGSAVWIGYVNAEGGASQRVIAPVRVEGGFVTAYDHTADEVRTYPLHRITGVAELADDQV, from the coding sequence ATGGGGATCGGTGAGCTCGACCGGGAGGCGCACGTGCCCGAGGTATCTGGCGCCGCCGCGGCGCCGCGCACGCTCGCGGAGGCGCTGCGCGCGCGGGGCGACGAGGGGCTCGCCGCGCTGTTGCGGGCCCGGCCCGACCTGTTGAATCCCGTGCCGAACGACCTCACGCAGCTGGCGACGCGCGCCGGGACGCGGGGGTCGGTGGTGCGGGCCCTGGAGCGGCTCGACCGGTTCGCCCTCCAGACGGCCGAAGCGCTCGCCGTGGCCCCGGACCCGGCCCCGTACCCCGTACTCCTCGGGCTGCTCACCGGCGACGAGGGCGATCCGGAGATCGAGGCGGCGCTGCCGGGCGCGGTGGCGCTGCTGCGCGAGCAGGCGCTGGTGTGGGGCGAGGACGACCGGCTGCGGCTGGTGCGGACGGCACGGGAGCTGCTCGCGCCGTCGGCGCAGCACCCGTCGCCGACGGGGCTCGGGCCGACGGTCGCGGAGGCGACGTCGGGGATGTCGCCGGGCCGGGTGCAGGAGATCATCGCGGCGGCCGGGCTGTCCGCGACGCATGACGCGGTGTCGGCGGTGGCGGCGCTGACGGCGCTGTTCACGGACCGGGCGCGGATGGGCGCGCTGCTCGACACGGCGCCGCCGGAGGCGCTCGCGGTGCTCGACCGGCTGGTGTGGGGTCCGCCGTACGGCGAGGTGACGGCGAAGCCGGCGGCGCCGGTGCAGTGGCTGCGCGACCACGGTCTGCTGCTGCCGGTGTCGCCGCGGACGATGGTGCTGCCGAGGGAGGTGGCGCTGCATCTGCGGGGCGGGCGGGCGCACCGGTCGCCGGAGCCGCGTGCGCCGGAGCCGGCGGTGCTGCGCGAGTACCGTCCCCAGGTTGTGGACAGTGCGGCGGCCGGGCAGGCGCAGCTGGCGCTCGCGACGGTCGAGGAGCTGCTGAAGTCCTGGGACCGGGGCGGGCCGCCGGTGCTGCGCGCGGGCGGGCTCGCCGTGCGGGACCTCAAGCGGACGGCGGCGGCGCTCGACGTGTCGGAGGAGACGGCGGCGTTCTGGCTCGAGCTCTGTTACGGGGCGGGGCTCCTGGCGTCGGACGGAGAGGCTGACGAGCGGTACGCGCCGACGCCGGCGTACGACGACTGGCTCGACCTTCCGCCGGCCGAGCGCTGGGCGCTGCTGGTCACGCCGTGGCTGTCGGCGACGCGGACGCCCGGTCTGGTCGGCGGCCAGGACGCGAAGGGCCGGGCGCTGTCGGCGCTCGGCCCCGACCTGGACCGGGCGCCCGCGCCGGAGGTGCGGCACCGGGTGCTGGGGCTGCTGGCGACGCTGCCGCCGGGGTCGGCGGTGGAACCGGAGTCGCTGTTCGCGCGGCTGCGGTGGGAGCGCCCGCTGAGAGGCGCCGCGGCGGCCGGGGACGGGGACGACCTGCGGTCGCGGCTGGCCCGCTGGACGCTGGCGGAGGCGGAGCTGCTGGGCCTGACCGGGCGGGGTGCGCTGTCGGGGCCCGCGCGGGCGCTGCTGAACCTGCCGCTGGCGGAGGCAGCGTCGCCCGGGGAGCCGGGCGGCGGCGTCGAGCCGGCGGTGGCGGCGGGGCGGGCGGCGACGCTGCTTGCGCCGCTCCTCCCGGAGGCCGTCGACCACGTGCTGCTGCAGGCGGACCTGACGGCGGTGGCGCCGGGGCCGCTGCGGCGGCCGCTCGCGGACGCGCTCGCGGTGCTCGCGGACGTGGAGTCGAAGGGCGGGGCGACGGTGTACCGCTTCACGCCCGGGTCCGTACGGCGGGCGCTCGACTCCGGGCAGACCGCGACGGATCTGCACGAGTTCCTGAAGGCGCACGCCAGGACGCCGGTCCCGCAGCCGCTCACGTACCTCGTGGACGACGTGGCGCGCCGGCACGGGCATCTGCGGGTGGGGGCGGCGTCGGCGTACGTGCGCTGCGACGACGACACGGTCCTCGGCGAGATCCTGGCGGACCGCCGCTCGTCCTCGCTGGGCCTGCGCAGACTCGCGCCGACGGTGCTGGCAGCGCAGACGGACCCGGCGTCGCTGCTCGAAGGACTGCGGTCGATGGGGTACGCGCCGGCGGCCGAGTCGGCGACCGGTGACGTCCTGATCACCCGCGCGGACGCGTACCGCACGCCCGCCCGTACGGCCCCGGTGCCGGTCCCGGACGGCCCGCCCGCGCCCGACACGACGCTGCTCGGCGCGGCGGTCCGTGCGATCCGGGCGGGCGACCGGGCGGCGACGGCGGTCCGCAAGGAACCGGCGGCGGCCCCGACGGCGGCGGGCGCCCTCCCGCGCACCTCGGCGGCGGAGACCCTGGCGACGGTCCAGGCGGCGGCGATGACGGGTTCGGCGGTCTGGATCGGCTACGTGAACGCGGAGGGCGGCGCGAGCCAGCGGGTCATCGCCCCGGTCCGGGTGGAGGGCGGCTTCGTCACGGCCTACGACCACACGGCCGACGAGGTCCGCACCTACCCCCTCCACCGCATCACGGGCGTGGCGGAACTGGCGGACGACCAGGTGTAG
- a CDS encoding ABC transporter ATP-binding protein, with protein sequence MSRLTARELTLAYEDRTVVHELDLAIPDGKVTVIVGPNACGKSTTLRALGRLLRPAGGAVLLDGEELAKLPTKRIARSIGLLPQTPVAPEAITVADLVSRGRQPHQAWWKQWSEEDERAVTEAMDRTDVAALADRSVDELSGGQRQRVWIAMALAQETDLLLLDEPTTYLDISHQVEVLDLVRRLNRLRGRTVVVVLHDLNQAARYADHLVAMKAGRVVAEGPPSEIVTEQLVRDVFGLSSVVVPDPVTGSPLVVPGAPWEGDGAGAGAVTSAGTDTVKG encoded by the coding sequence GTGAGCAGGCTGACCGCGCGCGAGCTGACGCTCGCCTACGAGGACCGCACCGTCGTCCACGAGCTGGACCTGGCGATCCCCGACGGCAAGGTGACCGTGATCGTCGGCCCCAACGCCTGCGGCAAGTCCACCACCCTGCGGGCCCTCGGACGGCTCCTCAGGCCGGCGGGCGGCGCGGTCCTCCTCGACGGGGAGGAGCTCGCCAAGCTCCCGACGAAGCGGATCGCCCGCTCCATCGGGCTGCTCCCGCAGACCCCGGTCGCCCCCGAGGCGATCACCGTCGCCGACCTCGTCTCACGCGGCCGCCAGCCCCATCAGGCCTGGTGGAAGCAGTGGTCGGAGGAGGACGAGCGGGCGGTCACCGAGGCCATGGACCGCACGGACGTGGCCGCGCTCGCCGACCGGTCCGTGGACGAGCTGTCGGGCGGGCAGCGGCAGCGGGTGTGGATCGCGATGGCCCTCGCCCAGGAGACGGACCTGCTGCTCCTCGACGAGCCGACCACCTACCTGGACATCTCCCACCAGGTCGAGGTCCTCGACCTGGTGCGCCGCCTCAACCGGCTGCGCGGCCGCACGGTCGTCGTCGTCCTCCACGACCTGAACCAGGCCGCCCGGTACGCCGACCACCTGGTCGCGATGAAGGCGGGCCGGGTGGTCGCGGAGGGCCCGCCGTCGGAGATCGTGACGGAGCAGCTCGTACGGGATGTGTTCGGGTTGTCGTCGGTCGTGGTCCCGGACCCGGTGACGGGGTCACCCCTGGTGGTGCCGGGGGCGCCGTGGGAGGGGGACGGGGCGGGTGCCGGTGCGGTGACGAGCGCGGGTACGGACACGGTCAAGGGCTGA
- a CDS encoding FecCD family ABC transporter permease, with translation MTAPTLVRPAGYGTVRAGRASFLVHRRSALVAVGLLLLLAASSVAYLCVGERFVGPSEVLRVLLGQPSPSAFVVAELREPRLVVALAVGAAFGVAGALIQTVARNPLASPDIIGISQGAGAVTVAAMTFGLTSYTVLPYLSIAGGVLAAALVYAFAWRGGLHATRFVLIGIGFAIALRSLTTLFMTKGDYLVAQQAQIWMTGSLNGRGWDESAPIRWTLLLMLPAVLWAARAQRTVSLDDDTATALGVRLGPVRLGLVAVGVVLASVATGVAGPVDFVALLAPQIARRMTRTAQIPLLCSALAGAVVVVLADLVGRRLFSPVELPVGVLTAAVGAPYLIWLIVRSRAAGSSGGKA, from the coding sequence ATGACCGCGCCGACCCTCGTACGCCCCGCCGGGTACGGCACCGTCCGCGCCGGACGGGCCTCCTTCCTGGTCCACCGGCGCTCGGCGCTCGTCGCCGTGGGCCTGCTGCTGCTCCTGGCCGCGTCCTCGGTGGCGTACCTCTGCGTCGGCGAGCGGTTCGTCGGCCCCTCCGAGGTCCTCCGCGTCCTGCTCGGGCAGCCGTCGCCGTCGGCGTTCGTCGTGGCGGAGCTGCGCGAGCCCCGGCTCGTCGTCGCGCTCGCCGTCGGCGCCGCGTTCGGCGTGGCGGGCGCGCTCATCCAGACCGTCGCCCGCAACCCGCTCGCCAGCCCCGACATCATCGGCATCAGCCAGGGCGCGGGGGCGGTCACCGTCGCCGCGATGACCTTCGGGCTCACCTCGTACACCGTGCTGCCGTACCTCTCGATCGCCGGCGGCGTGCTCGCCGCGGCGCTCGTGTACGCGTTCGCGTGGCGCGGCGGGCTGCACGCGACCCGGTTCGTCCTCATCGGCATCGGCTTCGCGATCGCGCTGCGCTCGCTCACCACCCTCTTCATGACCAAGGGCGACTACCTCGTCGCCCAGCAGGCGCAGATCTGGATGACCGGCTCGCTCAACGGCCGCGGCTGGGACGAGTCCGCGCCGATCCGCTGGACGCTGCTGCTCATGCTGCCCGCCGTGCTGTGGGCGGCCCGCGCGCAGCGGACCGTCTCCCTCGACGACGACACGGCGACCGCGCTCGGCGTACGGCTCGGGCCGGTCAGGCTCGGGCTCGTCGCCGTCGGCGTCGTCCTCGCGTCCGTGGCCACGGGCGTCGCGGGCCCGGTCGACTTCGTCGCCCTGCTCGCCCCGCAGATCGCCCGCCGGATGACCCGCACCGCGCAGATCCCGCTGCTCTGCTCGGCCCTGGCCGGCGCCGTGGTCGTCGTCCTCGCCGACCTCGTCGGCCGGCGGCTCTTCTCCCCCGTCGAACTGCCCGTGGGAGTCCTCACGGCGGCGGTCGGCGCCCCGTATCTGATCTGGCTCATCGTCCGGAGCCGAGCCGCCGGATCCTCAGGAGGTAAAGCGTGA
- a CDS encoding FecCD family ABC transporter permease, whose amino-acid sequence MPAAFRTRRVLATSAALVALLVAVLLSLAVGARAIAPTTVLDALLHGGTSPDAEVVRQLRVPRTVIGLMVGAALALAGTALQGITRNPIADPGILGLSQGSSVGVVLAIAFFGVHTLTGYVWFAFAGAALAAVAVHAVASSGRGGATPVKLALGGAAINALLLSVTTGILTTRASALDEFRFWQIGSLDGRDAQIVGQIWPFLLVGAVLVVSVARGLDALALGEDVAKGLGQRVATVRIVGGVGATVLTGAGVAAAGPVAFVGLAVPHIARAVVGSDHRWVLPMAAIIGPVMLLVADVAGRIVFPPGEVPAGVMTALIGVPFLVTLVRRKAVPA is encoded by the coding sequence ATGCCAGCCGCTTTCCGTACCAGACGGGTCCTCGCGACCTCGGCGGCTCTCGTCGCCCTGCTCGTCGCCGTCCTCCTCAGCCTCGCCGTCGGCGCCCGCGCCATCGCCCCCACCACGGTCCTCGACGCCCTGCTGCACGGCGGCACGAGCCCCGACGCCGAGGTCGTACGGCAGCTCCGCGTCCCGCGTACCGTCATCGGACTCATGGTCGGCGCCGCGCTCGCGCTCGCCGGAACCGCCCTCCAGGGCATCACCCGGAACCCGATCGCCGACCCCGGCATCCTCGGCCTCAGCCAGGGCTCCTCCGTCGGCGTCGTCCTCGCCATCGCCTTCTTCGGGGTGCACACGCTCACCGGATACGTGTGGTTCGCCTTCGCCGGCGCCGCGCTCGCCGCCGTCGCCGTCCACGCCGTCGCCTCCAGCGGGCGCGGCGGGGCGACACCGGTGAAGCTGGCGCTCGGCGGGGCCGCGATCAACGCCCTGCTGCTCTCCGTCACCACCGGCATCCTCACCACCAGGGCCTCCGCGCTCGACGAGTTCCGGTTCTGGCAGATCGGCTCCCTCGACGGGCGCGACGCCCAGATCGTCGGCCAGATCTGGCCGTTCCTGCTGGTCGGCGCGGTGCTCGTGGTGTCCGTGGCGCGCGGTCTCGACGCGCTCGCGCTCGGCGAGGACGTCGCCAAGGGCCTCGGACAGCGGGTCGCGACCGTGCGGATCGTCGGCGGCGTCGGCGCGACCGTCCTCACCGGGGCGGGCGTCGCGGCCGCCGGGCCCGTCGCCTTCGTCGGACTCGCCGTCCCGCACATCGCGCGCGCCGTCGTCGGCTCCGACCACCGCTGGGTGCTTCCGATGGCCGCGATCATCGGGCCGGTGATGCTGCTCGTGGCGGACGTCGCCGGGCGGATCGTGTTCCCGCCGGGCGAGGTGCCCGCCGGGGTCATGACCGCGCTCATCGGGGTGCCGTTCCTCGTCACCCTGGTCCGCCGGAAGGCGGTGCCGGCATGA
- a CDS encoding HAD family hydrolase, translated as MGPMTTSATRPPLTVGFDLDLTLIDTRPGIRAAWVAFSAESGVPVDADLVVSRLGPPLEHEMAYWVPEERVTEMVARYRALYPAYAIEPSAPMPGARDAIRAVREAGGRTIVVTAKNGPHAELHLAHLGIEPDAVVGGLWAEGKAEALRAHGAQVYVGDHVGDVRGAATAGALSVAVATGPCAPEELKEAGADVVLPDLTDFRSWWEGYLA; from the coding sequence ATGGGGCCCATGACGACTTCCGCCACCCGGCCGCCCCTCACCGTCGGCTTCGATCTCGACCTGACGCTGATCGACACCCGCCCCGGCATCAGGGCCGCCTGGGTGGCGTTCTCCGCCGAGTCCGGCGTCCCCGTCGACGCGGACCTCGTCGTCAGCCGCCTCGGCCCGCCCCTCGAGCACGAGATGGCGTACTGGGTCCCCGAGGAGCGGGTCACCGAGATGGTGGCCCGCTACCGGGCGCTCTACCCGGCGTACGCGATCGAGCCCTCGGCGCCCATGCCGGGCGCCCGCGACGCGATCCGGGCCGTGCGCGAGGCGGGCGGCCGCACGATCGTCGTCACCGCGAAGAACGGCCCGCACGCCGAACTGCACCTCGCCCACCTCGGCATCGAGCCGGACGCCGTCGTCGGCGGCCTGTGGGCCGAGGGCAAGGCCGAGGCGCTGCGCGCCCACGGCGCCCAGGTGTACGTCGGCGACCACGTCGGCGACGTCCGCGGCGCGGCCACGGCGGGCGCCCTGTCGGTGGCCGTCGCCACCGGGCCCTGCGCCCCCGAGGAACTGAAGGAGGCCGGCGCGGACGTCGTCCTGCCGGACCTGACGGACTTCCGTTCCTGGTGGGAGGGCTACCTGGCCTGA
- a CDS encoding cold-shock protein, with amino-acid sequence MPTGKVKWFNSEKGFGFLSRDDGGDVFVHSSVLPAGVDALKPGQRVEFGVVAGQRGDQALSVTILDPTPSVAAAQRRKPDELASIVQDLTTLLENITPMLERGRYPDKAQGAKIAGLLRAVADQLDV; translated from the coding sequence GTGCCTACCGGCAAGGTCAAATGGTTCAACAGCGAGAAGGGCTTCGGCTTTCTCTCCCGCGACGACGGCGGCGACGTCTTCGTCCACTCGTCGGTGCTCCCTGCCGGAGTCGACGCACTGAAGCCGGGGCAGCGGGTCGAGTTCGGCGTCGTCGCCGGCCAGCGCGGCGACCAGGCACTGTCCGTCACGATCCTCGACCCGACGCCGTCCGTCGCCGCGGCGCAGCGCCGTAAGCCCGACGAACTGGCGTCCATCGTGCAGGACCTGACGACGCTCCTGGAGAACATCACGCCGATGCTGGAGCGCGGCCGCTACCCCGACAAGGCGCAGGGCGCCAAGATCGCGGGCCTGCTGCGCGCGGTCGCGGACCAGCTCGACGTGTAG
- a CDS encoding 1,4-dihydroxy-6-naphthoate synthase, translating to MTKLKIAYSPCPNDTFVFDAWAHGRVPGAPRLDVTFADIDVTNGWAESGTDEHDVLKVSYAVLPWILDEYALLPCGGALGRGCGPLVLTRDAATGADLAGKTVAVPSERSTAYLLFRLWAAETVPGGVGNVVVMPFHEIMPAVRDGKVDAGLVIHEARFTYQNYGLHCLADMGEHWETTTGLPIPLGAIVARRSLGAETLRRLAESARASVRMAWDDPLASRPYVLEHAQEMDPKVADQHIGLYVNEFTADLGEHGYAAVRGLLTRAAAEGLVPPLGPDALAFP from the coding sequence GTGACCAAGCTGAAGATCGCCTACTCGCCCTGTCCGAACGACACCTTCGTCTTCGACGCCTGGGCCCACGGCCGCGTCCCCGGCGCGCCCCGGCTGGACGTCACCTTCGCCGACATCGACGTCACCAACGGCTGGGCCGAGAGCGGCACCGACGAGCACGACGTGCTCAAGGTGTCGTACGCCGTGCTGCCCTGGATCCTCGACGAGTACGCGCTGCTGCCCTGCGGCGGCGCCCTCGGCCGGGGCTGCGGGCCGCTCGTCCTCACCCGGGACGCGGCGACCGGCGCCGATCTCGCGGGGAAGACGGTCGCGGTGCCGAGCGAGCGCTCCACCGCGTATCTGCTGTTCCGGCTCTGGGCGGCCGAGACGGTGCCGGGCGGGGTCGGGAACGTGGTCGTGATGCCGTTCCACGAGATCATGCCCGCGGTGCGGGACGGCAAGGTCGACGCGGGGCTCGTCATCCACGAGGCCCGCTTCACGTACCAGAACTACGGTCTGCACTGCCTCGCCGACATGGGCGAGCACTGGGAGACCACGACCGGTCTGCCGATCCCGCTCGGCGCGATCGTCGCCCGCCGCTCGCTGGGCGCCGAGACCCTGCGGCGGCTCGCGGAGTCCGCCCGTGCGTCCGTGCGGATGGCCTGGGACGACCCGCTCGCCTCCCGGCCGTACGTGCTGGAGCACGCGCAGGAGATGGACCCGAAGGTGGCCGACCAGCACATCGGTCTGTACGTGAACGAGTTCACCGCCGACCTCGGCGAGCACGGCTACGCGGCGGTCCGCGGACTGCTCACCCGCGCCGCGGCCGAGGGGCTCGTACCGCCCCTCGGCCCGGACGCGCTCGCCTTCCCCTGA
- a CDS encoding futalosine hydrolase, producing the protein MVPVRRILIVTAVAAEADSVSAGLGLGAPEQLPLPGGLVLRRHPGGPVRADVLVGGVGPAAVAAATGTALAYATLVDAAPRDTKPPSAAPTDAKPTDTPFVGAAGLDGAAADGAAPPYAPFVDAVLPGAGAPYDLVVSAGIAGGFQPLAALGAVVVATDVVAADLGAQTPDGYLTVDELGFGRSAHPVPDALTSRIAAALDAGGLPHVRGPVLTVSTVTGTADRAAELAARHPGAAAEAMEGFGVAEAAAAYGVPVVEIRAVSNAVGPRDRAAWRIGEALGALRQAFALLSPTVFVSTGSVESSP; encoded by the coding sequence GTGGTTCCCGTCCGCCGGATCCTGATCGTGACGGCCGTGGCGGCGGAGGCGGACTCCGTCTCCGCCGGCCTCGGTCTCGGCGCCCCCGAGCAGCTGCCGCTGCCGGGGGGTCTCGTGCTGCGCCGCCACCCGGGCGGACCCGTCCGGGCCGACGTGCTCGTCGGCGGGGTCGGACCGGCCGCCGTGGCCGCCGCGACCGGGACGGCGCTGGCCTACGCCACGCTCGTGGACGCGGCGCCGAGGGACACCAAGCCGCCGTCGGCCGCGCCGACGGACGCCAAGCCGACGGACACCCCCTTCGTGGGCGCCGCCGGGCTGGACGGCGCCGCGGCCGACGGCGCCGCACCGCCGTACGCCCCGTTCGTTGACGCCGTGCTCCCCGGCGCCGGGGCCCCCTACGACCTCGTCGTCTCCGCCGGGATCGCCGGCGGGTTCCAGCCGCTCGCGGCCCTCGGGGCGGTCGTCGTCGCGACGGACGTCGTCGCCGCCGACCTCGGCGCGCAGACCCCCGACGGCTACCTCACCGTCGACGAGCTCGGCTTCGGGCGGTCCGCGCACCCGGTGCCGGACGCCCTCACCAGCCGTATCGCCGCCGCCCTGGACGCCGGCGGCCTGCCGCACGTCCGCGGCCCCGTCCTCACCGTCTCCACCGTCACCGGCACCGCCGACCGCGCCGCCGAGCTGGCCGCGCGGCACCCCGGGGCGGCCGCCGAGGCGATGGAGGGCTTCGGGGTCGCCGAGGCCGCCGCCGCGTACGGCGTGCCCGTCGTCGAGATCCGGGCCGTGTCGAACGCCGTCGGCCCGCGCGACCGGGCCGCCTGGCGCATCGGCGAGGCCCTCGGCGCGCTCCGGCAGGCCTTCGCGCTGCTCAGCCCGACCGTCTTCGTGAGTACCGGATCCGTGGAGTCCTCGCCGTGA
- a CDS encoding MFS transporter: MAAARSPARSEDHAGPLRRAGRGVGRALHLPFTGTARGIRKATHAQGAGESGLGKLIELHAVNGAGDVMITVALASTVFFSVPTDEARGRVALYLAVTMAPFTLLAPVIGPLLDRIPHGRRAAMAGAMLTRAVLAIMMSGAVLTGGLELYPAALGVLVASKAYGVVRSAVVPRLLPPNFSLVKANSRVTLAGLLATGLAAPAGAGLQLLGPRYPLYGACALFLLGAFWALRMPPKVDSAKGERRAHLLTHGERKPSLRTVGPSVLHGLQANAAQRMLSGFLIFFLAFLLREHPLSGQSAAVSLGIVGVAAGVGNACGTAVGSLLRDRGHGPEVIIATMISVVCGTAICTAIFFGGLMVAVLGAVAGLTQALSKLSLDALIQRDVPEVVRTSAFARSETALQMAWVVGGGIGIALPLNGTVGMSVAAGILATGALLAVRGLLAAARRRPGPQGKPKARVA, encoded by the coding sequence GTGGCAGCCGCACGGTCTCCCGCACGATCCGAAGATCATGCCGGACCGCTCCGCCGAGCGGGCCGGGGGGTCGGCCGTGCCCTGCACCTGCCGTTCACCGGTACGGCGAGGGGAATTCGCAAGGCGACGCACGCGCAGGGCGCGGGCGAGTCGGGGCTCGGGAAGCTGATCGAGCTGCACGCGGTGAACGGCGCAGGCGACGTCATGATCACCGTGGCCCTGGCGTCCACCGTCTTCTTCTCCGTGCCGACCGACGAGGCGCGCGGGCGCGTCGCCCTCTACCTCGCGGTGACGATGGCGCCGTTCACGCTCCTCGCCCCGGTGATCGGTCCGCTTCTGGACCGCATCCCGCACGGGCGGCGGGCGGCGATGGCGGGCGCGATGCTGACCCGCGCGGTCCTGGCGATCATGATGTCGGGGGCGGTGCTGACCGGCGGCCTCGAGCTGTATCCGGCGGCGCTGGGGGTCCTGGTGGCCTCGAAGGCGTACGGGGTGGTGCGGAGCGCGGTCGTGCCGCGGCTGCTGCCACCGAACTTCTCCCTGGTGAAGGCGAACTCCCGGGTGACCCTGGCCGGGCTGCTCGCGACCGGGCTCGCCGCGCCGGCCGGGGCGGGGCTGCAGCTCCTGGGGCCCCGCTATCCCTTGTACGGGGCGTGTGCGCTGTTCCTGCTGGGGGCGTTCTGGGCGCTGCGGATGCCGCCGAAGGTGGACTCGGCGAAGGGCGAGCGGCGGGCGCACCTGCTGACGCACGGGGAGCGGAAGCCGAGCCTGCGGACGGTGGGGCCGTCGGTCCTGCACGGTCTGCAGGCGAACGCGGCGCAGCGGATGCTGTCGGGTTTCCTGATCTTCTTCCTGGCGTTCCTGCTGCGCGAGCACCCGCTGTCGGGGCAGAGCGCCGCCGTCTCCCTGGGGATCGTGGGCGTGGCGGCGGGCGTGGGCAACGCCTGCGGTACGGCGGTGGGCTCGCTCCTGCGGGACCGGGGGCACGGTCCCGAAGTGATCATCGCCACCATGATCAGCGTGGTCTGCGGTACGGCGATCTGCACGGCGATCTTCTTCGGCGGGCTGATGGTGGCCGTCCTGGGCGCGGTCGCGGGTCTCACCCAGGCCCTGTCGAAGCTGTCCCTGGACGCGCTGATCCAGCGGGACGTGCCGGAGGTCGTACGGACGTCGGCGTTCGCCCGGTCGGAGACGGCGCTGCAGATGGCGTGGGTGGTGGGCGGCGGGATCGGCATCGCCCTGCCGTTGAACGGGACCGTGGGCATGTCGGTCGCGGCGGGCATCCTGGCCACGGGCGCGCTCCTGGCGGTACGGGGCCTGCTCGCGGCGGCCCGGCGCCGCCCGGGCCCGCAGGGGAAGCCGAAGGCGCGGGTGGCGTAG
- a CDS encoding DUF3027 domain-containing protein has translation MSAATTRSGTPRTPRATRIPDRLCAEAVDLAREAAEEAAFPGVVGAHVEAVAEGDRVVTHYFESKEPGYRGWRWAVTVTRASRAKNVTLDETVLLPGADALLAPEWVPWSERLRPGDMGPGDLLPTEQDDLRLEPGYSGEDTPPPNSVVSEELADHLDAEDAEITPRTTSRGAIAAVADELGMRRARVLSRYGLHIAADRWEEAFGARTPMAQAAPATCESCAFLVPLAGSLKQGFGLCANEFSPADGRAVSLAYGCGGHSEAAIMPKPPRPAPPVLDSMGADAFPLRPAKDSGSTTEPDTTSEDLGHS, from the coding sequence GTGAGTGCTGCGACGACGCGAAGCGGTACCCCGCGTACCCCGCGAGCCACGCGTATCCCCGACCGCCTGTGCGCCGAGGCCGTAGACCTGGCGCGGGAAGCCGCCGAGGAGGCGGCCTTCCCCGGCGTCGTCGGCGCCCACGTCGAAGCGGTCGCCGAGGGTGACCGGGTCGTCACTCACTACTTCGAGTCCAAGGAACCCGGCTACCGGGGCTGGCGCTGGGCGGTGACCGTCACCCGGGCCTCCCGCGCCAAGAACGTCACGCTTGACGAAACCGTCCTGCTGCCCGGCGCCGACGCCCTCCTCGCCCCCGAGTGGGTGCCGTGGAGCGAGCGGCTCCGGCCCGGCGACATGGGACCGGGCGACCTGCTGCCCACCGAACAGGACGACCTGCGGCTCGAACCCGGCTACTCGGGCGAGGACACGCCGCCGCCGAACTCGGTCGTGTCCGAGGAGCTCGCGGACCACCTCGACGCCGAGGACGCCGAGATCACCCCGCGCACCACCTCGCGGGGCGCGATCGCCGCGGTCGCGGACGAACTCGGGATGCGGCGGGCCCGCGTCCTGTCCCGGTACGGGCTCCACATCGCGGCGGACCGCTGGGAAGAGGCCTTCGGGGCGCGCACGCCCATGGCGCAGGCCGCGCCGGCGACCTGCGAGTCCTGCGCCTTCCTGGTGCCCCTTGCGGGCTCCCTGAAGCAGGGCTTCGGCCTCTGCGCGAACGAGTTCTCCCCGGCGGACGGGCGGGCCGTGTCCCTGGCGTACGGCTGCGGGGGCCACTCGGAGGCGGCGATCATGCCGAAGCCGCCGCGCCCGGCGCCGCCGGTCCTCGACTCCATGGGCGCGGACGCGTTCCCCCTCCGCCCGGCCAAGGACTCCGGCTCCACCACGGAACCCGACACCACCTCGGAGGACCTGGGCCACTCGTAG